The sequence acttgccCGATACCTAGGAGGTTTGCCTCAATTCTCAATGTCTCAGAAAGGGCTTCTTTAAATCATGCTCTCACTTGGAAAAGCTTCCTTTCTACAACAGAGCCTCAAATTGTGTTTAATAGCTCGTCAACTTATTGTTGACTTCTGGTTTTTACTAAGCTACAAACTACTCAAATGTCCTTCCCCGTAAATCATGACCTAAGAGCTTCCCCCAAATCCCCAAGTGTACACGGGAATTTATTCTAGGGTTCCCCCTCAGACTGAGtgcttcttcttcctttctttcccttcttgcCCTCCCTATGCCAGACATCTTCTCTTAACTCCTAAGTCATAATCTAATCCACCATGAAAATTTAGATAATTTCATGCTTCTTAACTTTTTCATGGTTTCTCCTGGATGAAAATGCCCATTTTCACTACTATtcagggaggggaaaggagggcatTGCTATTATGTTGCAGTCACTCAACAGTAAAATGAGATCAATGACCAAGCTCATCTTGAGTGATTATTATTCAGTGGGAACAAGTGATGAGAACTTGCCATCTCAGATAAACAGGaatttgcttttgatttaaagaacaaaatttttcACTATGCAATATTTGATATATAAAAAAAGCATATAACTTATGCAAGTATGAagcatacaaataaatataaatgaacctTCAATCCAAATCAAGAACAGAACATTTCTAATATCACTGAAGTTCCACATTTGCCAACTCCAGAGATAACCACTCTCCTGTTTTATCATTCCCTTactttttcagtaattttattatgaaaataatattcataaataCAACATATAAATACTAACTACAGTAATATTAATTATGTTAATATGTTTGTCATATTAATATCCAATATATGACGTTTTGttataaagaaaagatttaaCATAGCAGGCCTGAGTGCTGTCCTTTCAAAGGTCTATTTACAAGATTAACCTGACTGGCATCTAGAACTTGAATTTGGGGAGGGTTCCTATCATTCTCACAATAAGAATGGCTTGCTGTGCCTAAACTGTGTATGAACAGGATCGTTTActctgaacacctgctttccttctggaagCTTGGAATTTTGGTATATGTCAGGCAGAGGTATGTACTAACAAGCTTCTCTGGTAGACACACCTCATACATGTTATCATAACTCACTGCTAGGGGAATTAAGTATGTCCTGTGTGACTGCACTGGGAGAGGACCCCTGAAAGCCTGGCTTCTCCCAGACTTCATCccatgtcttttctctttcctgattttgctttgtatcctttcaTCATAATAAATCACAgccatagggaaaaaaaaaaaagcatagccATGAGCACAACTACATGCTTAGTCTTATGAGTCCTCCTAGCGAATCATCGAACCTGGAGGTGGTCCTGAGGGACCCCTGACATAattgtaaaatgtatatattatacataatatataaagcTTAATATATAAAGCTTACATTTAttagatatatttataaatttatagacTTATAGATtagatatatttctaaaaaacaattccattaaAAATTGAATCATTTATATTTCAGAGACTAATTTTTActtaacattgtttttaaaattgactgttttaaaatgtatagcTAAGATTCATTCATTTTCCACTGATAAAAAGAATTCCATTGTACGATTATAACAAAATTTACATATTCATTCTCCAGTTAATTGGCATTGATATTGTTTCTACATTTTTGCTATCATGTACAATACAGCTACAAACTTATTTATACATGTCCTTGAGTATGTCTACGAGAATTTACTCCTCTAAAGTATATATAATGAGGAATGGAATTTCTGATATTCACCTTTACATGATAAAGCCAAATTTTCTACCAAAATTTTTCTATCAGGTTACATTCTCACCAAAACATAGGAGTTATCACTAACCTACATCTtaagaatacttaaaaatatCAGTCCTTAAAATTTTGTCtcattttccagttttcaaagaagagtatatatatatataagggatGTAATCGAACAGCACTTAGATTCCAATCTTGTAGCCACTTACCAAGCACATGGCCTATGTAGGCCCTATGCTAGTTGCTTCTTAAATAACAGTCTCACTTATTCttacaatatataaaatacattaactttacattttattacactaaattgaatgaaataaaatctaCAGGCCAACAGGAACTCTTGAGAATTCTCTACTTAGTGCCCATACTTGCCTATGGATTTGATAATTATCTTAAAGAAAGAATCCCAGATATCTGCAATGCAGACTCTGGGTACCTTCTGGAAGTAGGCTGACCAACTGTCCCACTTGTCCAGGACTGTGAGTTTCCAGAGATGCTGGACTTTCAGTACTAAATCCAGAAAAGTCCCACATAAATTGGGATAGATGGTCATCCTTCTTGAGAGTCAGGACACACACATGGGTTCCTGTCCCATACTGCCAGTTAGTAGCAAGGTTATCTCAAGAAAAACCACTTCCCTCTCTAAGTATTTCCAAATGTCAAGTTTTTGCTATTTTTACTGTTTGTTAAACCATGCAACTAATGCCCTTGGTCAAAATGAATATTAAACAAAGATACATttacctgccccccccccaaaatatagTTAACTACAAAAAACactattaataaaaaatactattaataGATTTATAGGTTGGTTAAAAACAACTGGCCAGATAtaacaatttttcaaaatgtaactaTCAAAGCTGATCTTTATTAAACTCTTGGTCATATAACATGTGACATTCTTCCTAATttaattctaaatgttttattaacTCACTTTTCCAACACTCTACACAAAACTCcccattagctattattatactttaattgcctaatatttttcttttaattatatatacTTTCCTCTAAGTAGTTCTTTtataattcttaaattttaaaaggtttaacCTTCTAAATATTTGACTTAacaatcattagggaaatgaaggGTAaactttaacagaaaaaaaatgaaagaattaatccAATATTACCTTTTAAAGGTATCAAAAACACCTGAATCATCAAAATTAATGGCATCAGGGTGTCCAGGAGGTAGACATACATCGCCAATATGAATTTCACAACATGGAATGCCATGCTGTACCACAGTCAAGCTTGGATAAAACGATGACCAACCTAAAGTTAAACCATAGTTGTATAAAGGATGAGGATTGACAGAAAGCACCCTAATTATATTACATCAGACATCTCATTTccatatcttaaaaataaaaaattattacttaaaataagTCCTAAGAGATTTTCTAAAACAAGTCATGTATCTTTGCAATAAAGCAGTACTGGGTAAGTATTTCCTTTCAGCAATGTAAAAGCCCTCCAAAACTAGTTTAATTCagcattttatgaatatatagaTCTCTATCAATCAGCACTTCCACCAATCTACAAGACAGTAAGTGATAAATGATGATGACTGAAACTATGAAATAGCCTCTGAATTATGATTAATATGGTATTATTGTAATATGGCTCTGAAGAATAATTCAGGTTTATAGCATATTTGGTAACTCTAAACCAAAATGTGACTGCCAGAAAACTCCATTCCCAAACTATACCAAGATAACTGAGAGCTTATTATAGAATGCTATGTGAGTCTAAAAAATTTCTCATACTCATAGGATGTAGAGTTCTACCTGACTACCGCTAAGATAATAAAgcattacctttatttttaacatagaaaGGGTGGTCCAGCTTACACTCTACAGTAAGTAAACCATCTTCTACTGTACCAGGATCAAAAGTCAACTTCAGTACAGACTCGCCAAATGATACACTTTCTTCATGTGATAACAACTTTAGACCATCAGAACCAAAGCCCTGAAAATATATGCATAGAGTGAATGAACTGGAAATGTTCAATTCAACATACAGTGAAATTCCCATTACACGTAAGCCTTCATGGGAAAGGTGAAAATAACCAAGACAGGACCCCTGCCTTTAAAGAGCTTTCAACCCAGTAGTGAAGAAAGACACATAAATAACTAGAGTAGAATAAGCCCTTTAACTTGTATAAATAATGCTGACGGACTTTAATAAAGGAAGATACTCATTCCAAAAGACAGAGTTGAGGGGGGACTTTCTACCCTTCTAAATTTCATTCTTGGCTTTCCCTCTCCCACAATCCCTCGCATTCTTCCTTTCTAACTTGGGCCTGGCAGAATGGCTCCTGCAAAGAAGGATGGCGAGAAGAAGGGCCATTCTGCTATCAACGAGGTGGTGACCCAAGGATACACCATCAACATTCACAAGCATATCCATGGAGTGTGTTTCAAGAAGCATGCCCCTTGGGCACTCAAAGAGATCCAGAAACTTGCCAAGAAGGAGAGGGGGACTCCAGATGTGCTCATTGATAACCAGGCTCAACAAAGCTGTCTGGACCAAAGGAATAAGGAATGTCCCATATTGTATCTGTGTGTGGTTGTCCAGAAAACATAAGGAGGATGAAGATTCACCAAACAAGCTCTATATTTTGGTTACCTATGTACCTATTACCACTTTCATAATCCTGCAGACAGTTAATCTGGATGAGAATTAACAGCTAACTGTCAAATAaagttaaagaacaaaaaaataaataaaaaataaaaagataaatttcattcttctttcaaaTCTCAATATAAATCTcagtttttaaatctcattttaaaagaagaatgagaTTTAGAAGGGTAGAAGAACAACATGCCTTGCACCAGAAATAGTTGTAATTAACTACTTCTTTGAGGGGAATGCTgagtattttctaaaaattcaagGTGAGTTCAGATTTGGGGCAAATAAGGCTGAAAAGGAGAGGCAAGTTAGTAAAGCGATCTTAAAGACAGGCAAAGTACTTAAACTTTTTGCTTAGAAGATATtgagaagtaaataaaagtatttttattaatatgattgTCAATTTTAAGATGACGATAATGACTGCGAAATAAGAAGGGACTTCTCATATTCAGGTATGTGAATATATAATGAGAAAGAACCATTACAGTCCTGAATTGACAAGTGTAGTGGTGGTAGAACCAGACTAAATTTAaatcccacaaatatttactaagcatttaGTACACACACACCAGGTGGTAGGCtctgaaaatataaacattaacaaGACATGATCCTTACCCTTaaattcacagaaaaacaaaggagaCAAACATGTCAACAGCTAGCTACAGTATCCAGTCATTACTATACTAGTGCATGAACTAGTGCATAAGAAAGAAGGATGACTATTAAAAATCTTTGCTAACAGAATCAATTAACAtgaagggagaaaagggaataGTGAAAGATAACTTCATGGTTTTGAATCTAGTGATCAAGAAGGATAATAGTAACTTACAAGAACAGTGAACAAGTAAgccaggaagaagaagaaaaaggtgaGTGCTGTTTTGGTCACACTAAGCTGAGTCTGAAGAACATATAGATCATCATGCAGAGATGTCTAACATGTGGTTGGAAATGTGCAGGTGAAGGCTACAGACATACATACATCTGTAAATAACTGAATTACAGAATCCTCTAATTCTTAGAGCTACACAAGAACTTAAAACTAATccaatcccattttacagatcaggaaaccaACGCCCAGAGTGTTTTAACAATCTGCCAAGGGTCAGTCACACAAACAGTTGGCTGGAACTAGCTAGAAAGAGAGCCTACGTTTCCTAACTCCAAGTCCACAGTGCTTTCTACAGGACATTATGGAGGTGCTGCTGACATTATCAGCAGAGGAACTGGTGACAAGAGAGTGAAGAGGGGCAGAACTGTGGATTACATTCAACATCGTGGGCAGACAACCAGCCaaccaaaaagactgagaatagggGCATTGCCATGCTACACAAATCAAGAGAAGATGATGTCAGGAACTAACCCAATGTGTCAAATGTTGCCTGGATGTCAAACAGAACAAATAGAAGTCTCTAGTCCTAGAAATTCAAATAAAGCTAGTAACCTTTGAGACAATTTCAGTAGAGTAGTAGAGGCCAAAGTCAGATTACTGTGGATGTTACTAGAACAAAGAATAACATTGGGGGGGCGGGGACTGAAGGCAGCCAAGTCAAAACTTTTTTTCTCAAGAGACTCAACAGCAGGAGATAGCAggataaaaaggaattttaaacaaGCACACTTCACATGCCCATTTTGTCTACCTAAgtggagatggaaaaattaaagATTTCAAAATGAAAGGTGTCAACTTACATTTATCCTATATATTGCTCACTACTGCTTTTGCTTATCAACTTAGAAAATACTACTGTTTTATAGagtcatttaaaaagtaagataatCAACTCTGAATTATCTACAGGGGAATTAACCACTTTGTAGATTACCTAAGACAAGGCTTTGGTTAGTTTATttactcattatttatttaatgtcagTTTAGTTTTCCCCACCATAATACGTATAAAACACAAAAAGTGTTGAGAAATCTACTCTTTTTCCCAACCAAGAAAGCATAATTAAAAACGTAAACCTAAAATCACTGCTCTTCTCCATCAGACTAAGCAACAAGTGGTCACAAAACCTATACCTAAAACATAAGATGTCATTTAAATATGAAAGTAAATGGAGAATGTTTCTACAGATTAACAATAAACAttgtttcattttgaaagattctgaaaaattttaaagaattttaagtcAACCTTGTGAGTGCCCATTTGAAGATCTTCCTCATTATCACAGCCTTCAGCTCTAGCAAAATCTTCAACATCCTGCCATTCCTTATTGCTTCCCTTATGAAAGCACAGTCGTGTGCCTAAAGTTTaagcagaaaacaaatattaGATATATGACTAGTGTGCTACACAAGCTATAAAAAAACTGAAGAATTTTTTTACCTTTCAAAAAACAGTGCCAAACAGTTGAAGGCCAGGAATTGCACCATCCCAAATCATCATCATCTGACAGGGAGGACATGCAGAAAATGCCAGATTCTGACTCACTATTTGCCTATGAAGCAAAATATTATAaacttctaaatgttttaaatatatcttttaataCCTGCTTGCACCTTTTCTTAGTAGGTAACTCAATCATATAAATCTAGGGAAAAACACAATGCTTTCAACAACTGAAGTTTTTGAAGTTTTAGTTAAGGGCACATTGCCATTTGTAACAAACTTTCCTAACAGTTAATAGAGCTGTATATAAAATTGAATCCAGATTCCTAACAGAACAATGCGAAATactattttccatctgtatatgCTTCAAAAGAATTTCTTAGACAAAGAAAGTTAACGTATTCAACTGTTGTGCAAACATCGTTAAGTTTAACCTCATGAATAAACTCACCCTTTCATGTCTTACTGGTGTTTCCTCCTTCCAGTGGTGATGAGGGAAGGCTGGCTCACTCTTGGAAGAGGAGGACACTGGTGGAGGGCGTGCATAGGAATGTAAACTTTTGCTAGTAGCTATGATGTGTACAGGAGATGATCTAAAATAGAACAGAAGTTTTgtaaagtttttcttctttcctttgaagAAAAGAGCTTCATATTCAAAATGCCACTGTTATTACATATAAGAAATCATCGTAAACATTAGTAAAGACAGCAAGACCTCATTTATAATATGCTGTTCCTTAACTCAACTTCTTACCCAAACCTTCCTCACACATTTTAAACATGATTTCTTCCGATTTgacaatgtattttattttattttcctttatttccagtttcatttATTAATCCTATTCAATTTTATATCAATACACATAAATGTGCATATTTCCATTCATGAAGGATAATACCACCTTTGCAGGACTCCCCAcccatttctttcttctactttgaTGCACTCAATAAGTCTGAATATAGACAGAGCATTTAGGCTTAATGTGACTAACACAACTCTTTATCTACCAATCACATATCATTGGGCAGATACAATGAACTGCCTTAAGCAAAAATGCTTAAGCTTATTACTGCTGAAAGCAGCCTATTTGTTACTCCTTGTAATTTCTAATACAAACTTGTTGAAAAGCAACTACACATAAGGTCTAGTTATTTTCTGCCGAggatcactttaaaaaaaaaaaaaaaaaactttatcccTCCCCCCATTCTTCCTTCAAAAGTCTCTTTACCGGCCAGTGCTCCCTTTAGAGTACTGTAGCTCCCAAGAATGTATTAACATCCTTCCCTCACAAACAGACCAGATATTCATGGGTGGGTTAACAGTAAGAAACAAGCCTATAAAGGATGATTAGTAATGTATGCAGACTCAAGAGTAtgaaaaggaagcaaagaagaAGACAGCAAAGTTTAGGAGAGGGAAAGCCACCTGAAAGTCACAAATCAGAACAATTCTCTGAGATGCCAAGTAGGGATTTGGtccttaacagaaaaaaaaagttcatgccTGTCTGTACTAATCCTCAAAGGGGGAGAAAGGACATCATTCCAATTCTTCCCTTATTTCCTGAGAAATTTTATTAGcccttcaattttttattttattaacatattttcatTATATCTTTGCAGAAATTATGTTTATATGAGGATCTATGAAACTATACTTTGTTTCATGTTCACATCACTCCTTAAATAAAAAGCCTTTCAAATATCTGTGCATTTTAGCATATGCTCCAATTCTGGATTTCAAATTACATACTGAAAGTTTCACCTTTGCCCAACTTCTTCCTTTTATTGcacagttatatatatatatatatatatatgaagtatcagagaactgccaaactgcttaaaaattctttttcttcaccCATGACTTCGTGAGTAATGAAAGTTTTAGCAGTTCTTCTATTTAccatttaaaacagaagtaacAATGCGATGTTCTAAAATGTACACAGCCTAAATGTTTTGTGAAAATTAACATACTAAACATGTCTAAACACTAATACCATCAGACTTCTCATCTCTCTATCTACACaggaataatataaattttacttgTCCTCAGCCTCTGCATACTATAGTTATGACCTGAGACATCCAAGGCCCAATAACTAACATAGTTTAACACTCtacaaaaagttgcaaaaaaaGCCACTGACAGTGTTAGAATGCAGGCAAGACAGCAGTATATAATCCTTCTATGCtaagagaagcaaagaaaatgCTGCAGAGAATAAAATGACATTCTTCTGAGGTTTTACTCACTTTCCATGAACTATATTATTAATCCTTATAACTTTGCTGTGAAAAATGAAAAGTACTATCTCTAAACTAGAAACACAGGGGGAAAAGACCAATAGTTAAACTGGGCTttcttaaaactataaaatagggccggcccgtggctcactcgggagagtgtggtactgagaacaccaaggccccgggttcggatcccatatacggatggccggttcgctcactggctgagcgtggtgctcacaacaccaagtcaagggttaagatcccctttccggtcatctttaaaaaaaaaaaaaaaaaaaaaaaactataaaataatttttagcttCTTGACTATTAAAATTACCATGAAAACTAGGACTATTAAGAAAATAACACTGTGAAAGAGaagttttttttcctgtaaagtttaCATGGAATTAAACTGAAGTTAACTAAATTGAATTTGCTCTAATCAAGACCAATATGCTGCCAAATAGAAGAAAAGCAGTATAACTTAATGGGTTGAAAGAAAACTGAGATTTCATACCTAAGTTTATTCTTTGGCAAAGCATTACACTAACTTAGGACCACTACCAAAATTCAGAGTTTTTACTACATCATCAAGTATGAACACTGGTGTATCAGTTTTCACCCACAGGAGTGCAAACCTGGGCCTTTTTCTCTCTTACAAACTATCACGTGTCCATGACTTTTTAGGGATAAATAATGAAATGTCCCTAGGAATATTAGTTGGAAGCTTCCATAATTTCACAGCACAAAACTGATTTTCCTAAACTCTGGTTTGGATATATGAAACAGTGATTTTTACCAACGGGAGTCTAGTTTTATAAATTCAAGATTTTAATACTagcaaattttagaattagcaaacaaataacaaaaggccacacaCGCTGTAGAAAAAATAAACCTAGCCCAAAAGAAATCAAACTTGAGGTTGAcagaagtttaaaatataatatttattataactaTGGTTCTTTAAACAAATACAACTTTCATTTCTATAAGCAGAAACGCATAGTAAAAGTATTTCTCGGTCTAATTTACTTTTTGATGACTTTTAAacatttgtaagtattttttaCTCTGTTCTCATATCACCTTTATCTAACtctcaaaatataaaatcatggtattaagtgaaataaatcttTGATCATT comes from Cynocephalus volans isolate mCynVol1 chromosome 6, mCynVol1.pri, whole genome shotgun sequence and encodes:
- the HBP1 gene encoding HMG box-containing protein 1 isoform X3, with translation MYQLNSDVSHQEYSRPSWNQNTSDISENTYRENEVDWLTELANIATSPQSPLMQCSFYNRSSPVHIIATSKSLHSYARPPPVSSSSKSEPAFPHHHWKEETPVRHERANSESESGIFCMSSLSDDDDLGWCNSWPSTVWHCFLKGTRLCFHKGSNKEWQDVEDFARAEGCDNEEDLQMGTHKGFGSDGLKLLSHEESVSFGESVLKLTFDPGTVEDGLLTVECKLDHPFYVKNKGWSSFYPSLTVVQHGIPCCEIHIGDVCLPPGHPDAINFDDSGVFDTFKSYDFTPMDSSAVYVLSSMARQRRASLSCGGPGGQDFARSGFSKNCGSPGSSQLSSNSLYAKAVKNHSSGTVSATSPNKCKRPMNAFMLFAKKYRVEYTQMYPGKDNRAISVILGDRWKKMKNEERRMYTLEAKALAEEQKRLNPDCWKRKRTNSGSQQH